GCTCGCCGCCCGGAACCAGGGCGCTCAGGGCGAGGATGATGGTCGAGCCGGGAATGACTGATCCAACCACCGGTACGGCTTCGAGCAGCGCCGCCAGGAACAGGGTCAGATAGCCCAGCCAGGCATGGGCTGAGACGAAGGAGATGAGGGGATCGAGAAAGGACGTCACGTCGTCTCTGTGGCGGTGGGGTGGACTTGGGTTCGCCCCTTGGGTTCACCCTGGGTTCGGACCCTACATAAGTAAGGGCAGGCAGCAAAAGTGCCATTTGCCCGGGCAGGACGGCCGTTCAGGTTCGAAATTCGAGCATGATTCGCAAGGCAGCCCTCCAAAAACTGCGTTCCTGACCTATCTAAATGAAAAGACAACGGAACTTTGATTGAGGGGCGGGCTTCTGCCGGCACGTTGTCTCTGATAGGTTCGCAGCCGCACCCAGCCGCAGCCAACGTGCAAATAACTGGTCTCGGGACCGCCCGGGGCCTCGGAGGATTGATGACGACCGCCGCCATGTCCAAAGTTGAGGAAGTTTCCGGTCTGCCCGACATGAAGGTGTCGGTGCGCCAGGTGTTCGGGATCGACAGCGATCTCGAAGTGCCTGCTTATTCCGAAGTCGATCCTCATGTGCCCGAAGTCGATTCCGATTATCGCTTCGACCGCGCCACCACGCTTGCCATTCTCGCCGGCTTTGCCCGCAACCGCCGCGTGATGGTGACCGGCTATCACGGCACCGGTAAATCCACCCATATCGAGCAGGTCGCCGCCCGGCTGAACTGGCCCTGCGTGCGCGTCAACCTCGACAGCCACATCAGCCGTATCGATCTCGTCGGCAAGGACTCGATCGTGGTCCGCGACGGCAAGCAGGTCACCGAATTCCGTGACGGCATTTTGCCCTGGGCGCTCCAGAACAACGTCGCACTGGTGTTCGACGAATACGACGCCGGCCGCCCGGACGTGATGTTCGTGATCCAGCGCGTGCTCGAAGTCTCCGGCCGCCTGACGCTGCTCGACCAGAACAAGGTGATCAAGCCGCATCCGGCCTTCCGCCTGTTCGCGACCGCCAACACCGTCGGTCTCGGCGACACCTCGGGCCTCTATCACGGCACCCAGCAGATCAACCAGGGCCAGATGGACCGCTGGTCGATCGTCACCACGCTGAACTATCTCAGCCACGACGAGGAAGTCGAGATCGTGCTGGCGAAGGCCAAGCACTATCGCACCCAGGAAGGCCGCGACATCGTCAACAAGATGGTGCGCCTTGCCGATCTCACCCGCAACGCCTTCGCCAATGGCGATCTGTCGACGGTGATGAGCCCGCGCACGGTGATCACCTGGGCGGAAAACTCCGACATCTTCGGCGATATCGGCTTCGCCTTCCGGGTCACCTTCCTCAACAAGTGCGACGAGCTCGAGCGTCCCCTGGTCGCCGAGTTCTACCAGCGCTGCTTCAATGCGGAGCTGCCGGAATCGGCAGTCAACGTGGCGCTCAGCTGAGGTGTGGGATGTCGTCCCGGACAAGCGCAGCGAAGCGGAGCGCAGATCCGGGACCCATAACCACAGGCCGTGGTTGTTGCGAAGATTGGGCCGTCAGTGTGCTCACTAACTGCTCCCTGTGGCTATGGGTCCCCGCGTTCGCGGGGACGACGGTGAGACCGAGATGAGCACATCATCATCCAACTCCAAATTCCGTAACACCAAGGAAGCGCCGACCGAGCCGTTCAAGCGCTCGGTCGCCTCCTGCCTCAAGGCGATCGCCAAGGCGCCCGAGCTCGACGTCTCCTTCGCAGCCGAACGTCCGGGTCTTGCGCCCGGCAAGGCGCGGCTGCCGGAGCCGGCGCGGAAGATGACCAAGCGTGATGCGGCGATCGTGCGCGGCCACGCCGATTCCATCGCACTCAAGCTCGCCTGTCATGATCCCAAAGTGCATCGCAAGCTGATGCCCGGCAATCCGCAGGCGCGCGGCGTGTTCGAGGCGGTGGAGCAGGCGAGGGTCGAGGCGATCGGCGCGCGCCGCATGGCCGGCGTTGCGAAAAACCTCACCGCGATGCTCGACGACCATTTCCACCGCGGCAAGTTCGACGAGATCACCGACCGCGCCGACGCGCCGCTGGCCGATGCGCTGGCGATGCTGGTGCGCGAGCGCCTGACCGGCATGGCGCCGCCGGCGGCCGCCAAGAAGATGGTCGATCTCTGGCGCCCGATCCTCGAGGACAAGATCGGCAGGCGGCTCGACCGGCTCGACGGCGTGGTCGAGGACCAGACCCGGTTCGGCGATGCCGTGCATGATCTGCTCTCGGCGCTCGAGCTCGGCGACGAGCGCAACGCCG
This is a stretch of genomic DNA from Bradyrhizobium sp. CB2312. It encodes these proteins:
- the cobS gene encoding cobaltochelatase subunit CobS is translated as MTTAAMSKVEEVSGLPDMKVSVRQVFGIDSDLEVPAYSEVDPHVPEVDSDYRFDRATTLAILAGFARNRRVMVTGYHGTGKSTHIEQVAARLNWPCVRVNLDSHISRIDLVGKDSIVVRDGKQVTEFRDGILPWALQNNVALVFDEYDAGRPDVMFVIQRVLEVSGRLTLLDQNKVIKPHPAFRLFATANTVGLGDTSGLYHGTQQINQGQMDRWSIVTTLNYLSHDEEVEIVLAKAKHYRTQEGRDIVNKMVRLADLTRNAFANGDLSTVMSPRTVITWAENSDIFGDIGFAFRVTFLNKCDELERPLVAEFYQRCFNAELPESAVNVALS